ACCCGCACCACTATCGCCGGCTCACCGTTCAGTTAACTTCACGGCCAGAACACAGCAACTCCGAAACTCGTCTGAAATATCCCGCATCACCTTGCAGACGGTTTGATGGGGGCTTTTTTTACCGAAGGAGCTGTCACGTCCCTATGGCAACCGCCCGTCCAGACAGCCATGATTCTGTCCGGGACAAAGGACTCCTGCCACCGGATGGCTCTATCTTTGTGAAAAGCGCTCTACAACCCCGGCAAAACCAGGTTCAGGTAAAACCTGGGCCCCGGCTCGCCAATCCCCTGGGCACCCCCCAGCGCCACGCTCGAGCCCGGCGCCAGGTAAAACAGGGTCAGGCCCAGGCGCAGCTCCGCGCCCACCGCAAAACGCACCTGCTCCAGGTCCAGGGGCGAACCGGCCACCCCCGCATCCACAAAGACCGAGAGGCTCAGGTCGTCAAAGAACACCGGCCAGTTGCCCAGCCCCCGCTCAATGCTCCAGGGCGGCAGGCGGTACTCCAGCGACCCCACCAACGCCTGCGACCCGCGCAGTTGACCCGGCCCGTAGCCCCGCACCGCCAGCACCGGCGCACTGCCCATCACCAGCGGCACGGAGCCCAGATCGAAGGCATCGAAGACCAGGGGCGAGGTGGTAAAACCACCCCCTACCCGCAGGCCGATCAGGTGCGTGGCTTCCAGCGGCAGGCGGAACTGAAACCCCAAAGCCCCCCGCACGCTGTAGCGCCAGTCCGGGCTGCCCTCGCGCACAAAGGCCGTCCCGACCGCACTCAGGCTGCTGCGCGAACGAAAGAGGTCGCTCGAGGAACTCCCCACCGCACCGAGGCGCACCGAAAAAGCGTGCGTCACGGTGTTCTGGTTGGGGTCGAGGGCGGGCTCGAGGACATCCCTTCGCACGTACTGCAACCCCAAACTGCCCTGCGGCAACCAGAACGAAGCGCCAATCCCCTGGGCATTATCGCTACCCGAGCCCGCCGCTTGCAGGGTGATGGGAAAACCCAGGCCCGCAAACTGGTAGGCCATGTTGTAAAAAATCCCCCGAAAGTTGCTGTCAAACCCGGCCCCCACCGAGTACGCATGGATGCCCACCGGGTCGGAAGCCCCAAAGGAAACCCCCAGAAAAGCGTTCAGCCCAAAGCCATCCACCCCCACCCCGGCCAGGGGCAGCCAGTACAAAGGGCGCAGGTAGCGCCAGGGGTCGTACCCCTGGCCTTTAGCTGGCTCGGCAGGCTCGAAGGGGGGCAGGGGCTCCCGTTGCAGTTCCACCCGTTTCCAGGTGCCGGGGTTGTAGGGGGTCTGGTAGAGGTTGTAGCCCGTTTCGTCGTAGCCGGTAAAGATAATCTGCTGCTTGCTGTGCGAAAGGGTAGGCTGGTAGGCCCCGGTGAGCAGGTTGGTCACCTGAAAAACCGCGCCGTCCGCCAGGCGGTAAGCATACAGGTTGTAGACCCGGTTGACATCGCTGCTGTAAATCAGGTACTGGCCATCGGGGCTGAAGACCGGGTCGCTATCCACGTTTTTGTCCTGGGTCAGGGCCGTGAGGGCCCCGGTTTGCAGCACGTAGCGGTACAGATCCTGAAAGCCCCCACGCCGCAGAAGCGACAGGACGAGCGACTCCCCATCGGGAGCCACCGCAAAGGAGTGAATCACCCCGTCCTGGAAGGGAAAGCTGCGCAGCGGCTGGGTGCGCCCCAACTCGATAAAATAACGGGCCAGCTCGGTGGAGCCGTCCAAGGTGTTCTTGGCCATAAAGATGCTCTTGCCATCGGGGGCATAGCGGGCGTAGTAGACCCGCTCCCCATTGGTGAGCCGCTTCACCCGGTCTTCCAGGCGGTCGTACTGGTAGAGGTCGCTGCCCACAAAGTAGGGGCTGGTGGTGCTGCTGGCCGTAAATAGCAAGTAGCGCCCATCCGGCGACCACTGCGGGTGCTGGGCCGGGCCGCTCAGCAGCTCGCGCTCGCGTTCGTTCACAATCAGGCGCAGTCCACTCCGCAGGGGCGAGGCGTGCGCATACACAATTCCATTGGCCGAATCGGTAGCGCCCTCGCTAAAAAACCCCAGGCTGCTGAGCTTTTGCACCGGGGTCAGGCCCTGGGCCCGGATGCGGGCGATTTCGTCCTGAAACTGGCCAGGCAGCCAGCGTACAAAGTCGGCGTAAATCTGGTCGAGCGAGACCCCAAAGGCTTTCAGGAAGGGTTCGTTGAAGTCCTTGAAAGCCAGCATCCCGGCGTTGGCCTCGGTAAAGCGCTTGTAAGCCTCCTCGCCAAAGCGTACCTCCAGGTACTGCACCAGCCAGGCGCTGTAGTTGTAGGCTAGAAAGCCCAGATAGGGCCAGGTGGACTTGCTGTAGGCCTGGCGAATCTCGTCCAGGGTGGGAAACCGGCCTGAAAGCACCATCTGGCGCAGGGCCATGCGGGTGGTGGCATCGTTCAGGCGCGACTCGCCCAGCTTTTTATACTTGAAGTAAAGCACCGTACCTTCCACAAAGGGAAAAGGCTTCACCGCGTTTTGTGAAGGCAGTTGCCCAAAGATGCGGGTGCGATCCTTCAGGGGGCCCCGCACCTGCGAGAGGTCGAACATGTGCACAATCTCGTGGAAGATGACCGTCTCCCACCAGGAAGAAAGCCGGGGATTGAAAAAATCCGAACTGCGGAACTGCCCGGTAAAAATGCCCACCACATTGTTCGCGGGATTGGCAAAACCGTTGAGGGTGTCGCCCACATCCGAGAGCACAATGCTAATCCGCCCCGGCGGCGCCTCGAAATCGGAGATGAGCAGCCGGTAGGCATTTTCGGCATGGATGGCGGCCTCGCTGGCCACGCGCTCGAGGCCCGCGTGGTAGTGAATGTCAAAATGCTCGGTACGCAGGGTAAACCACTGCCGGGTAGGGTCGAACTGGGCCAGCGCCCCCGCGCAAACCAGCAAAATAACCGCCAAGAAACGCCCCATTGGGCTCAGTATAGGCAACACAGATGAAAGGCAATGTAGCGCATCGTTGTACAGACGCCCAGGGCCTGTCGCAGGTCTCAGGTCGCGCGTCGCAGGTCAAAAGCGAGTTGTAACCACAGTACATCATTCACAGTACGAAAACCCTCCCGGAGTGGGAGAGTCTACTATAGCGCCTGGCTGCCTGGATCAAATCCACAAGGCCCTTAGGCAGTCAATGTGCCACGTCCACCCTTAACGAATCACCTGCGGTACCACCCGCACATCGCGGGTCTGGCCATCCCGCCAGACCTTCAGGTTCACGGCTTCGCCTGGCTTTTTGGAGAGCAGCACGGCCCGCAGGTCGTTGATGTTGTTGATGGGGTTGCCGTCGGCCTCGAGCAGAATATCGCCGTTGACCCCCAGCTCAATCACCTGCCCCGTGCGAAGTTGAAGCTGCACGGTACGGGTCGCAGGCCGTAACCCTGCCCGCTCAGCAGGGCCGCCCCGCTCCACCTGCTGAATCATCAGGCCCGTCTCGGGCAGGCGGTTCTGGCGGCGAATGTTCTCGGGATACTCGCCCATCGAGAGCGCTGAGAGGGTTACCCCCAGCCTGGGACGTGAACGCAGGATTTCCTCGGCGGTGATGTCCTTACCGGCCTTGAGGTCGGCCAGGTACTGCTTGGCCAGGTTGATGGGAATGGCAAAGCCGATGCCCGCCGACTGGGCGCTGCCAAAGGCGCCGGTGGTGCTGTAGATGAAGGTGTTGATGCCGATTACCTCGCCCCGTGAGTTGAGCAGCGGCCCCCCGGAGTTGCCGGGATTGATAGCGGCATCGGTCTGGATCACGGTGGGCACAAAAGCCCCCTTACCGCCCCCACTGCCGTCGTTGGGGTTGCGCCGAATGGCCGAGACAATGCCTTCAGTGACGGTAAACTCCAGCCCAAAGGGGTTGCCCATGGCAATAGCCTTCTGCCCTACCCGCACCTGGTCGGAGTCGGCCAGGCGCATGGGCTTGAGCTTCTCACGCGGGGCCTGTACCCGAATCAGGGCCAGGTCTAAGGGCTCGGCCCGGCCAATCACCCGGGCGGGGTAGCTTTTGGGATCGTTGTGGAAGCGCACCGTGATCTGGTCGGCCCCCTCGATCACGTG
This DNA window, taken from Meiothermus sp. CFH 77666, encodes the following:
- a CDS encoding PD40 domain-containing protein — encoded protein: MGRFLAVILLVCAGALAQFDPTRQWFTLRTEHFDIHYHAGLERVASEAAIHAENAYRLLISDFEAPPGRISIVLSDVGDTLNGFANPANNVVGIFTGQFRSSDFFNPRLSSWWETVIFHEIVHMFDLSQVRGPLKDRTRIFGQLPSQNAVKPFPFVEGTVLYFKYKKLGESRLNDATTRMALRQMVLSGRFPTLDEIRQAYSKSTWPYLGFLAYNYSAWLVQYLEVRFGEEAYKRFTEANAGMLAFKDFNEPFLKAFGVSLDQIYADFVRWLPGQFQDEIARIRAQGLTPVQKLSSLGFFSEGATDSANGIVYAHASPLRSGLRLIVNERERELLSGPAQHPQWSPDGRYLLFTASSTTSPYFVGSDLYQYDRLEDRVKRLTNGERVYYARYAPDGKSIFMAKNTLDGSTELARYFIELGRTQPLRSFPFQDGVIHSFAVAPDGESLVLSLLRRGGFQDLYRYVLQTGALTALTQDKNVDSDPVFSPDGQYLIYSSDVNRVYNLYAYRLADGAVFQVTNLLTGAYQPTLSHSKQQIIFTGYDETGYNLYQTPYNPGTWKRVELQREPLPPFEPAEPAKGQGYDPWRYLRPLYWLPLAGVGVDGFGLNAFLGVSFGASDPVGIHAYSVGAGFDSNFRGIFYNMAYQFAGLGFPITLQAAGSGSDNAQGIGASFWLPQGSLGLQYVRRDVLEPALDPNQNTVTHAFSVRLGAVGSSSSDLFRSRSSLSAVGTAFVREGSPDWRYSVRGALGFQFRLPLEATHLIGLRVGGGFTTSPLVFDAFDLGSVPLVMGSAPVLAVRGYGPGQLRGSQALVGSLEYRLPPWSIERGLGNWPVFFDDLSLSVFVDAGVAGSPLDLEQVRFAVGAELRLGLTLFYLAPGSSVALGGAQGIGEPGPRFYLNLVLPGL
- a CDS encoding trypsin-like peptidase domain-containing protein, which translates into the protein MSMRNASIALGLLLMVGGGVAWFNLSKSQSPLPAPAEPQVQAQSFDQNRALLENERNTVDVVQRSGDGVVFVAVRSAPQAGRDFGFFSPFLQPQPQEGSGSGFVIDQDGLILTNYHVIEGADQITVRFHNDPKSYPARVIGRAEPLDLALIRVQAPREKLKPMRLADSDQVRVGQKAIAMGNPFGLEFTVTEGIVSAIRRNPNDGSGGGKGAFVPTVIQTDAAINPGNSGGPLLNSRGEVIGINTFIYSTTGAFGSAQSAGIGFAIPINLAKQYLADLKAGKDITAEEILRSRPRLGVTLSALSMGEYPENIRRQNRLPETGLMIQQVERGGPAERAGLRPATRTVQLQLRTGQVIELGVNGDILLEADGNPINNINDLRAVLLSKKPGEAVNLKVWRDGQTRDVRVVPQVIR